In Chroicocephalus ridibundus chromosome 4, bChrRid1.1, whole genome shotgun sequence, one genomic interval encodes:
- the RPS6KL1 gene encoding ribosomal protein S6 kinase-like 1, with product MIRPEAEPCSRALAQARVYLGQLRSRVSPAGPEGGGRRDYLVEAARQLRLALERDVSEDYEEAFNHYQNGVDVLLRGVQVDPNKERREAVKRKITQYLRRAEEIFNCHLQRAAGGGNPTATGYSSLRFRPIRTLSSAVENLRRCKVVGVIDKVQIVQDPATGGTFILKSLPKSHVETRERQTIIPHGVPFMVKLLCYYVSEDSIFLHLEHVQGETLWSHLRSKYRVQQGSADANTVQALRNRGREDGVGSSQGSGQVSVFSARMGSDLPCSTTHRVLGNTDALPPREQSPDPMDFDSGNHCRLHPAPAGGTRATPGGQDLSVTQATSGIMDHVPAASAKGPSHLTNQALVIYPWDALRSSTGCVSERPASQQDPGPCAGGRLPQTPGPVPKTARGDQPGAGELPSQQVSEVPWARPLLTSSGQRQLHAGVAPSSSVKPHGPDPAAREPSRGANLTRGQLREQPLSGQCQALASHGHGRRAWAVKEEQVQLWAAEILLALEGLHQQGVLCRDLNPRNVLLDAAGHVRLTFFGQWTEVEPQCCSQAREELYSAPEVGGITEPTEAADCWSFGALLYELLTGVPLSQNHPSGIQPHTQLHLPEGLSLAATSLLTELLQYNPKRRLGSGGGGLAKLKSHTFFSTIPWNKLVG from the exons ATGATCCGCCCGGAGGCCGAGCCTTGCTCCCGGGCGCTGGCGCAGGCCCGCGTCTACCTGGGGCAGCTGCGGAGCCGCGTCTCGCCGGCGGGGCccgagggcggcgggcggcgggactACCTGGTGGAGGCGGCGCGGCAGCTGCGGCTGGCGCTGGAGCGGGACGTCAGCGAGGACTACGAGGAGGCCTTCAACCACTACCAGAACGGCGTGGACGTGCTGCTCCGCGGCGTGCAGG TTGACCCCAACAAGGAGCGTCGGGAGGCTGTGAAGCGGAAGATCACACAGTACCTCAGGCGTGCAGAGGAGATCTTCAACTGCCACCTCCAGCGGGCTGCGGGGGGTGGCAACCCCACCGCCACG GGTTACAGCAGCCTGCGCTTCCGGCCGATCAGGACGCTGAGCTCGGCGGTGGAGAACCTGAGACGGTGTAAGGTTGTGGGAGTGATCGATAAG GTGCAGATCGTCCAGGATCCGGCCACTGGTGGGACCTTTATACTTAAG AGCCTCCCCAAATCCCATGTTGAGACCCGTGAGCGACAGACCATCATCCCTCATGGGGTCCCCTTCATGGTCAAGCTGCTGTGCTACTACGTGAGCGAGGACTCCATCTTCCTCCACCTGGAGCACGTGCAGG GGGAGACACTGTGGTCTCACCTCCGCTCCAAGTACCGTGTCCAGCAGGGCTCTGCCGATGCAAACACCGTTCAAGCCCTGAGGAACCGTGGCAGAGAGGACGGTGTGGGAAGCTCCCAGGGCAGCGGCCAAGTCTCCGTCTTCTCTGCTCGAATGGGCAGTGACCTCCCATGCTCTACGACCCACCGAGTATTGGGAAACACGGATGCCTTGCCCCCTCGGGAGCAGTCCCCTGACCCCATGGACTTCGACTCAGGGAACCACTGCCGGCTTCACCCCGCTCCTGCTGGTGGCACAAGGGCTACACCTGGAGGGCAGGACCTAAGCGTCACCCAGGCTACGTCTGGCATCATGGACCATGTTCCAGCAGCATCAGCCAAAGGCCCCAGCCACCTTACCAACCAGGCCCTGGTCATCTATCCCTGGGACGCTCTAAGGAGCAGCACGGGCTGCGTATCGGAGAGACCAGCCTCCCAACAAGACCCCGGGCCATGTGCCGGTGGAAGGCTTCCCCAGACACCCGGCCCCGTACCAAAGACTGCGAGAGGGGACCAGCCAGGGGCAGGGGAGCTGCCGTCTCAGCAAGTGTCTGAGGTCCCCTGGGCTCGGCCTCTCCTGACCTCCTCGGGTCAGCGGCAGCTTCATGCAGGAGTTGCCCCCTCCAGCTCTGTCAAGCCCCATGGGCCCGACCCAGCGGCGCGGGAGCCCTCGCGGGGAGCAAACCTGACCCGTGGCCAGCTCAGAGAGCAGCCGCTGTCAGGACAGTGCCAGGCTCTGGCTTCCCATGGGCACGGCCGGAGAGCGTGGGCTGTGAAGGAGGAGCAGGTGCAGCTGTGGGCAGCGGAAATCCTCCTGGCCTTAGAGGGACTTCACCAACAGGGTGTATTGTGCCGGGACCTCAACCCCAGGAACGTGCTGCTTGATGCAGCCG gtcaCGTCCGTCTCACCTTCTTTGGCCAGTGGACAGAGGTGGAGCcccagtgctgcagccaggcacgGGAAGAATTGTACAGTGCCCCAG AAGTGGGGGGGATCACGGAGCCCACCGAAGCAGCTGACTGCTGGAGCTTTGGCGCTCTCTTGTACGAGTTGCTGACAGGAGTG ccaTTGTCCCAAAACCACCCTTCAGGGATTCAGCCTCACACCCAGTTGCATCTGCCGGAGGGGCTCAGCCTGGCCGCTACGTCGCTGCTCACTGAG CTCCTACAGTACAACCCAAAGCGGCGCTTGGGCTCTGGAGGAGGTGGCTTGGCAAAGCTGAAGTCCCACACCTTCTTCAGCACCA
- the EIF2B2 gene encoding translation initiation factor eIF2B subunit beta — protein sequence MPGAAERGSELSEQIEAFVARLRGGGERPRSEDTARQTLSLLRKIIGHGRWSRAGELMDLIRTEGRRMAAAQPSETTVGNMVRRVLKVIREEYGRLHGRSEESDQQESLHKLLTSGGLSEDFSTPYPPLRANVIEAINELLIELEGTTDNIAMQALEHIHSNEVIMTIGYSRTVEAFLKEAARKRKFQVIVAECAPFCQGHEMAVRLSKENIETTVMSDAAIFAVMSRVNKVIIGTKTILANGALIAVSGTHTLALAAKHHSTPLIVCAPMFKLSPQFPNEEDSFHKFVSPQEVLPFTEGEILAKINVHCPVFDYVPPELITLFISNIGGNAPSYIYRLMSELYHPDDYEL from the exons ATGCCGGGCGCCGCCGAGCGCGGCTCGGAGCTGTCGGAGCAGATCGAAGCCTTCGTGGcgcggctgcggggcggcggggagcggccgcgcTCCGAGGACACGGCACGGCAGACGCTGTCGCTGCTGCGGAAGATCATCGGGCATGGGCGATGGAGCCGGGCCG GGGAGCTGATGGATCTGATCCGGACAGAGGGCCGGAGGATGGCGGCGGCCCAGCCGTCCGAGACAACGGTGGGCAACATGGTGCGGCGGGTGCTGAAGGTCATTCGGGAAGAGTACGGCAG GCTTCATGGGCGCAGTGAGGAAAGCGACCAGCAAGAATCCCTGCACAAACTCCTGACTTCTGGAGGACTGAGCGAAGATTTCAGCACCCCTTATCCTCCCCTCAGAGCTAACGTTATCGAAGCTATTAATGAGCTGCTAATAGAACTAG AGGGCACCACTGATAACATCGCCATGCAGGCGCTGGAGCACATCCACTCCAATGAGGTGATCATGACCATTGGCTACTCACGCACCGTGGAGGCCTTCCTGAAGGAAGCTGCCCGCAAGCGGAAATTCCAGGTCATCGTGGCGGAGTGTGCTCCGTTCTGCCAG GGTCATGAAATGGCTGTCCGACTATCTAAAGAGAACATTGAAACTACGGTCATGAGTGATGCAGCTATTTTTGCTGTCATGTCTCGAGTCAACAAG GTCATCATTGGTACAAAGACAATCCTGGCCAACGGCGCCTTGATTGCTGTGAGTGGGACTCACACTCTGGCACTGGCAGCTAAACACCACTCCACTCCGCTCATCGTCTGTGCCCCCATGTTCAAGCTTTCACCACAG TTCCCTAATGAAGAAGACTCATTCCACAAGTTTGTGTCACCACAGGAAGTGCTGCCTTTCACAGAAG GGGAGATCTTGGCAAAGATCAATGTTCACTGCCCAGTGTTTGACTACGTCCCCCCAGAGCTCATTACTCTCTTCATTTCTAACATTGGGGGTAACGCGCCTTCCTACATCTACCGCCTCATGAGTGAGCTCTACCATCCAGATGACTATGAACTCTAA
- the PGF gene encoding placenta growth factor: MRLLGAFLRLLVAGALGAPPAPAPEARGTASAEPPVLTFREIWNRSFCRPLEQLVDVITEFPNEVEYIFRPSCVSLQRCGGCCGDEGLRCVPVETSTVTMQLLKIKPNGEAPYVEMAFTEHKRCECRPRQDLMRLGRRRSKGRGKRRQEKKRRKDCELCGTPRR, translated from the exons atGCGGCTGCTCGGCGCCTTCCTgcggctgctggtggccggggCGCTgggggcgccgcccgccccg gCCCCGGAGGCGCGGGGGACCGCCAGCGCGGAGCCGCCCG TCCTGACCTTTCGGGAGATCTGGAATCGTAGTTTCTGCCGGCCTCTGGAGCAGCTGGTGGATGTCATCACCGAGTTCCCCAACGAGGTGGAGTACATTTTCAGACCCTCCTGCGTCTCCCTGCAGCGCTGCGGAGGCTGCTGCGGGGACGAGGGTCTCCGCTGCGTCCCCGTGGAGACAAGCACGGTCACCATGCAG CTCCTGAAGATAAAGCCAAATGGGGAGGCACCCTACGTGGAGATGGCGTTCACCGAGCACAAGCGGTGCGAGTGCAG GCCCCGGCAGGACCTGATGAGGCTGGGAAG gagGAGGTCCAAGGGCCGAGGTAAGAGAAGACAAGAGAAGAAGAGACGTAAAGACTGTGAACT ATGTGGCACGCCACGCAGGTAG